CGTCGTTCGAGCAACATCCAGAATCTCTGGCCAGGTGGTGACCAGGTTGTTGAACGACAAGGCATCCTTGGTCCATCCGTTGGCCTCGGCGACCCGGAATAGCAGGTGGGCTAGTTCTTTCACGAGGTCAGCATCAACCGCGGCGTCGGGCCTGGTGAGCGCTGCCCGCAGGAAGGCGCCGGCGGGTGTGACGCCGTCGTGCTCCAGCACCTTGATCAGGTGATGAAGGGCCTCCCAGTTGCTCGTGTGGAGATCGGCGACCGGGTCGTAGTCGCTGTCGAGATCGCCGGGTTTAATGAGCTGGACCTTGCCCGCCAGGCTCGTGAGGATGCCGTCGCGATCCATGGTGTCGACCGTCGTGTTGCGAGCGTTGGCCAGACTATTGGCGTCGCCGAATGCCCCTACACCATAGCCGTGTTGGCGGTACCAGGCGATCGCGAACCGCGACGGCGCATCGAAGTCGCCCTCCTGCTCATTGAGTACCTGGTCGAGGATCTCATTGATACGGACCAGTGCGGAACGGACCGTCATCTTCGTGCCATCGGGCTCAAGCACGGCGCTGTATCTGCTGAAGACCGCCATCCCGGGCCCGATGACTGCTTGAGGAAGGTCAACGGGCGCGACTTGCCCCTCCTGCAGCTTCCGGAGAGCATCCGGCAATTCGGCCTCGAGCGCAGCGATAAAACCACGCCGATCGGTCGTCGGCGCGTCATCTGGCCGCGGTCGAAGCGAAAGCACTATGGATGACGCGAGAGCATTCGTGTCCTTCGCAATGAGGCGGCCCGAGCCCTCGGTCCTCATTGGCCAGGTGGAGGTGATCTGCCACTTACTGTGAACCATCCCGTCCAGCAAGGTCTCCCACCCCGACGAAGATTCTCCAAGACTGTCGGTCTCTGACTGCTTGAAGGCGTAATAGACGGTAATCGGGAATTCACGCATTGCGGATTCCCGCGTCCTAGCGAACACCTCCCGAAAACCGTCCTCGAAGAAGTCTTTCGCTCCACCCTTTCCGCCGTGTCGATAGGGATTAGCGACCAATTCATCCGCCTTTGGAACGAGCATCGTCTCGAACAACGACGGGAGGACGCCTCTTAGCGTCCGACGCTGCCAAACATAAAAGAAATCTGACAGGTCCGAATATCCGATGTTGTCATAGTACGGGGGGTCAGTAGACAGCAAAGATCCGGTGTATTCCCTTCTTGCTGCGTCAAGTTGAGATACATAACCGACACCCAGAGGTAGGTCTTGAATGACTCTCACTTCCTTGTCGAGCGTGGTTAGCCAGCCGCCTCCAACATCACCGAGCGCATTTGATTCCGCAAAATCCCACGCCATCGGAATTGCCTGTCGTGCAAAGGTTTCACGGAACGCACCTCTATCACTCATCCAAGTCGTAATAGACGACATCAGATTCGTGATCTTGCTCTGCACAAGGCCTAAGTAGACAGCGACGGCGTCGGCGTAGGCAGCTGCGTCGGTGCCGCCTGCATCGAGGCGTTCACCAGTGGGCAAACCGGCTTCGAGAGCG
The window above is part of the Branchiibius hedensis genome. Proteins encoded here:
- a CDS encoding DUF1156 domain-containing protein, producing the protein MQQSENGELPVTPKRKLIEVALPLEVINRESAREKSIRHGHPSTLHLWWARRPLAAARAVLFAQLVDDPSSHPEQFPTEELQREERERLHRLIERLVVWENVRDEKLLAEAREEILKSTDGNPPPIVDPFAGGGTIPLEAQRLGLEAHASDLNPVAVLINKALIEFPPKFAGRAPVFPGLAASQSTEWTGARGLAADVRAYGEWMRDEAEARIGSLYPKADGRTVIAWIWARTVTCPNPGCGIDMPLVRSWWLGKKKGKEAYVVAHPPTDGSKKVRFEIGHDPAGPSSDGTVGRTGAECVRCRTSVDLKYVREEARAGRMGQQLMAVVAEGDRRRVYLHPSDLQMAAARLPAPETSPIQNIPAQALGFRVKAYGMDTWADLFTNRQLVALTTFSDLVGEARERVFADALEAGLPTGERLDAGGTDAAAYADAVAVYLGLVQSKITNLMSSITTWMSDRGAFRETFARQAIPMAWDFAESNALGDVGGGWLTTLDKEVRVIQDLPLGVGYVSQLDAARREYTGSLLSTDPPYYDNIGYSDLSDFFYVWQRRTLRGVLPSLFETMLVPKADELVANPYRHGGKGGAKDFFEDGFREVFARTRESAMREFPITVYYAFKQSETDSLGESSSGWETLLDGMVHSKWQITSTWPMRTEGSGRLIAKDTNALASSIVLSLRPRPDDAPTTDRRGFIAALEAELPDALRKLQEGQVAPVDLPQAVIGPGMAVFSRYSAVLEPDGTKMTVRSALVRINEILDQVLNEQEGDFDAPSRFAIAWYRQHGYGVGAFGDANSLANARNTTVDTMDRDGILTSLAGKVQLIKPGDLDSDYDPVADLHTSNWEALHHLIKVLEHDGVTPAGAFLRAALTRPDAAVDADLVKELAHLLFRVAEANGWTKDALSFNNLVTTWPEILDVARTTTEAPRQTQSAFDFSEDES